AATAACGGACCCCACGATTATTGCACGCCTTCTAGGAGGCAGAATTCCGTTTTCCTCATTTACTAACCAATTATAAATCCGCTTGCATGTCAGTAAAGATATTAAACCAGTAAACGTCCAAATATATAAATACATCACAGTATGAGGGGGTTCCGGAAATAATGAAACAATGAAATTTAGGAAGGTGAAGATCACAAAGTAAAGAACAATACTTATAAATTTTTTCAAAACGTTCACTCCCATCTTACTCCTATGTATATTTTAACAGTTTATTCCATGTATTCTATCAAAAACAATTTTTATAACCCAAAATACCACGATTTTCTAGTAAACTAGAAGAAAATGAAAATCTTAAGGAGATCTGATGAAGAAGTTGGTTTATATAACTGCAGTCATTATAGTGTTATTGATTAGTCTGGTTCTATATTTGAATTACCAAGTCAATTCAACAGCGAAACAAACTCCCCCTCAAAATGCAGAGTATCTTATTATTCTGGGGGCGAAGGTAAATGGAACTGAGCTTTCATTAAGCTTGTTGTATCGGGCAAATAAAGCGTTAGAGTATCTTCAGGAGAACCCAGATACAATAGCGATTGTAACAGGTGGTCAGGGACCAGGGGAGGAAATGACGGAAGCGGATGCTGTCCGACGATATTTAATTGAAAACGGCATTGATACAGAAAAAATATGGGTCGAAGATAAATCCACTTCAACTTATGAAAATCTGGAATTTACAAAGGAATTATATGATGTAAAAGAAGCCGTAATTGTAAGTAATGACTTTCATTTATATAGGGCAACAGAACTTGCTGAAAAAGTAGGGATTAAGGGGTATCCACTTGCCGCTAAGACACCAGAAATCGTTGAGTTTACGCTAAATGTACGGGAGTATGCAGCTATTATTAAAATGTATTTAACGGGAAGATGATCAAAACCAGAAACTGCTATCACAAGATGATGTCAAAAGTAAAAAACCCCCGCCGTTCACTCACTCAGGCAGGGGTTTTCTCTTATTCGATCATGTTTCCATCCTTGTCAATAAAGACTGATTTTACAAATGTACGATTAAAGGATGTACCCTTGGCAGATTTACCTTCTATATCAACAGTCAAGTTGTAAATACCTTCTCCAAGATGAGGAATGGAGACTTTTGGTTCTCCATCTTTATTCGAAAGCTTTACCTTTTGGGATTTTAGTTTTCCGTTTTTATAGTACTCAACTGAAATTGTGGTATTTATTTTTCCTTTTTCAAAGGCATTGCCATTTGATTGAACCGTCACATCTAATAATTTACTAATTGAAACATCTAGATCATGATTTACTCCATCTTTGAAGTTCACGTTTAATAGATAATTTTCTTTCTTAGATTGAGCTTCTACTCTCCATTCACCAGGAGTTGGATTTGGAATTTGGATGGAATGGTGATAGGCACCAGCAAATACACTGGTTGAATCTTCTTCTATAGAAAATGTAGAATAGAT
This DNA window, taken from Bacillus carboniphilus, encodes the following:
- a CDS encoding YdcF family protein; the encoded protein is MKKLVYITAVIIVLLISLVLYLNYQVNSTAKQTPPQNAEYLIILGAKVNGTELSLSLLYRANKALEYLQENPDTIAIVTGGQGPGEEMTEADAVRRYLIENGIDTEKIWVEDKSTSTYENLEFTKELYDVKEAVIVSNDFHLYRATELAEKVGIKGYPLAAKTPEIVEFTLNVREYAAIIKMYLTGR